A stretch of the Panicum virgatum strain AP13 chromosome 9N, P.virgatum_v5, whole genome shotgun sequence genome encodes the following:
- the LOC120691813 gene encoding protein NRT1/ PTR FAMILY 5.6-like, whose translation MEKSLRVGVMEDRGDWVHDSSVDHRGRPPSRGATGSWKAAMFIILIEFSERLSYFGIATSLMLYLTKVLQEEMKVAAKNVNYWMSVTTLMPLLGGFLADGYLGRFSTVVLSTVVYLLGLMVLATAQLSPRLKPGHSLRLHEVLFFVGIYLVSVGTGGHKSALESFGADQFDESHAAERVQKMSFFNWWNCALCSGVLLGVTVIVYAQERIGWGAASVVLAAVMTASLVVFLAGWRFYRYRVPEGNPLTPLLQAVVAAVRKRRLVLPADAGELYEVKPQNSKKRLLCHTHQLRFLDKAAIVEHGGGEDASGPWRLATVTQVEETKLVLTMVPIWVATLPFGMAAAQVSTFFIKQGSVMDRRMGPRFVLPPASIFALSAVGMIATVAVYDKVLVPYLRRATGGERGISILRRVGIGMAFAIVALAVAAVVERRRLRSPAPAAMSVLWLVPQFLLMGVGDGFALVGLQEYFYDQVPDSMRSLGIGLYLSVIGAGSFLSSLVITAADRVSSRGGRGSWFAKDLNHSRIDLFYWLLACIGAVNLAFYAVVATRYSYKTVRPGKVGDDKSAGDIECAAAA comes from the exons ATGGAGAAGAGCTTGAGGGTTGGGGTCATGGAGGACCGCGGGGATTGGGTGCACGACTCCTCCGTCGATCACCGCGGGAGGCCTCCCTCCCGCGGCGCCACCGGGTCCTGGAAGGCCGCCATGTTCATCATCT TGATCGAGTTCAGCGAGAGGCTCAGCTATTTCGGGATAGCGACGAGCCTCATGCTCTACCTCACCAAGGTGCTGCAGGAGGAGATGAAGGTCGCGGCCAAGAATGTCAACTACTGGATGAGCGTCACCACGCTCATGCCCTTGCTCGGCGGCTTCCTCGCCGACGGCTACCTCGGCAGGTTCTCCACCGTCGTCCTCTCCACCGTCGTCTACCTGCTG GGCCTGATGGTCCTGGCCACGGCGCAGCTGTCGCCGCGCCTCAAGCCCGGCCACTCGCTGCGCCTGCACGAGGTACTCTTCTTCGTCGGCATATACCTGGTGTCCGTCGGCACCGGCGGCCACAAGTCGGCGCTCGAGAGCTTCGGCGCCGACCAGTTCGACGAGAGCCACGCGGCGGAGCGGGTGCAGAAGATGTCCTTCTTCAACTGGTGGAACTGCGCGCTCTGCTCCGGCGTCCTGCTCGGCGTCACCGTCATCGTCTACGCGCAGGAGCGCATCGGATGGGGCGCCGCCAGCGTCGTGCTCGCCGCGGTCATGACCGCCTCGCTCGTCGTCTTCCTCGCCGGCTGGCGCTTCTACCGCTACCGGGTGCCGGAGGGCAACCCGCTGACGCCGCTGCTGcaggccgtcgtcgccgccgtgcgGAAGAGGCGCCTCGTGCTGCcggccgacgccggcgagctttACGAGGTGAAGCCGCAGAATAGCAAGAAGAGGCTGCTTTGCCACACCCACCAGCTTCG GTTCCTCGACAAGGCGGCCATagtggagcacggcggcggcgaggacgcgtCCGGGCCGTGGCGGCTGGCGACGGTGACGCAGGTGGAGGAGACGAAGCTTGTGCTGACCATGGTGCCCATCTGGGTGGCGACGCTGCCCTTCGGCATGGCGGCAGCGCAGGTGTCCACCTTCTTCATCAAGCAGGGGAGCGTGATGGACCGGCGCATGGGCCCACGCTTCGTGCTCCCGCCGGCGTCCATCTTCGCGCTGTCGGCGGTGGGCATGatcgccaccgtggcggtctaCGACAAGGTGCTGGTGCCGTACCTGCGGCGCGCCacgggcggcgagcgcggcatcAGCATCCTGCGGCGCGTGGGCATCGGCATGGCGTTCGCGATCGTGGCCCTGGCCGTGGCGGCCGtggtcgagcggcggcgcctgcggtcccccgcgccggcggccatgtcGGTGCTCTGGCTGGTGCCGCAGTTCCTGCTGATGGGCGTGGGCGACGGGTTCGCGCTGGTGGGGCTCCAGGAGTACTTCTACGACCAGGTCCCCGACAGCATGCGCAGCCTGGGCATCGGGCTGTACCTGAGCGTCATCGGCGCCGGCAGCTTCCTGAGCAGCCTGGTGATCACGGCGGCGGACCGCGtgagctcccgcggcgggcgcggcagcTGGTTCGCCAAGGACCTCAACCACAGCAGGATCGACCTCTTCTACTGGCTGCTGGCCTGCATCGGCGCCGTCAACCTGGCCTTCTACGCGGTGGTCGCCACCAGGTACTCGTACAAGACCGTCAGGCCCGGCAAGGTCGGCGACGACAAGTCCGCCGGCGACATcgagtgcgccgccgccgcgtag
- the LOC120693468 gene encoding trigger factor-like, whose protein sequence is MYKRNREKRSKLNEDRAARAAGVGSSSGGTKAAAVVSASQPLAAAPSQHQLRPRRAKTGAQQMDIDESSGNDTEEDAPYLRDPRDDEDTETDADAGADDVVDDDDDDDSNDESEESAAGSSDLEGPVVTPAI, encoded by the coding sequence ATGTATAAGAGAAACCGTGAGAAGAGGAGCAAACTCAATGAGGATCGAGCTGCACGAGCAGCTGGAGTGGGTTCGAGCAGTGGAGGCACCAAGGCAGCTGCAGTTGTGTCCGCTTCACAGCCTCTTGCAGCTGCTCCTAGTCAACATCAGTTGAGGCCTAGAAGGGCCAAGACAGGGGCACAGCAGATGGACATTGACGAGTCATCAGGCAATGACACAGAGGAGGATGCACCCTACTTGAGAGATCCTCGTGATGATGAGGACACTGAGACAGATGCAGATGCAGGTGCAGATGATGTTgttgatgacgatgatgatgatgatagcaATGATGAGTCAGAGGAAAGTGCAGCAGGTAGCTCAGACTTGGAGGGTCCTGTGGTGACCCCAGCTATTTAG